In the genome of Nitrospiria bacterium, the window TTGGTGGGTATCATTTCAGCCCTGGACATCCTGAGGTATACCCTTGATCTCCTCGATCGGGTAGAGGGGAAATAACCTGAAGAAGGAATAACGGGTTTCACCTCCGCTTCCTTTAATCCGAGGGCTTTTTTTATAAAAAAATTCAACCTTTTAAGATTTTTTTAACCAAACCCAAACGGTTTGTCCTTTCCTGGAATTGCATCCTCATAAAAAAAACAGGATATTATTTAGACCCCGATATACCTTGAATAAATCAAGCAGTTCATCCCCGTGCCAGCGGGAATCTAGAACTTTAAAAATACTGGAATCCGGCCCGTTTCCACAATGACGGTAATAACCAGAATGACATCGGAATCTATTAAAATAATTTGGGACAATAAACTAATCCAACCAATCTTTCTCTTTGAGCTTTCTGGGCAGATATTTTTTGGTTAGGTACTGAAAGTCCTTGTTTGCAAGTGCGTCTAGTTCGTACTTGAGGCCGATTGAAAGCATCCTCTTGATCTCCTTCTGCCACGGGATTTTCTGGAACCAAGAATAGTTGAGAAGCTCCCGGGCACGGGCGATGTCTTTATCGTTGAGCTTGATCCCCACGTTCCGAGGGAGGCCATAGCGTTCGGGATCAGCGCTGGAGAGTCCGATAAATTTGGCCTTAGGAATGGCCATTCGTTGACTTTCAAAAGCGAGGTTAATTGATCCCTGCTTGACCACCGAATAAATATAGTAGCCCCACGGATCGTTGTCTACAAGGACATAGACCGGAAGTTTCTTTTCTTCATTCAACCTCCGGGCGAGACGCCGAACGCCTCGGGGCGGCTGCCCGTTTCCGGTAAGAAGGATACAGTTGTACCGACGCCAAAACTTATCTTCAGAGAGCCGGTTCCACTGGGTCCCCTTCTCAACGAGAAGTACGAAATCCGCCGTGCATTTTTTAATCTCGAGGTATTCCGGTTCCACAATAGATGGAACCGAATAACCCCCTTTCCCCAGTTTAGTACAGTCCACCCGGTCACCGTCATCTACCAGTACCAGGGGTCCTACCACACTCCCCCCGTTCTCGGCACGAACATGAAGCTCTTCCCGAAGGGCTTCCAACGACACCTCCAGATCTTCGATAATGGGGTCTGATTCATTTTGCGTATCAAAGGTATTTTCATGGGAGTGTTTAATGGTGTGTTTCGTACGGTAGTAAATCTCCCTTAAAGAGGTTGTAAGGTCCGCGCGTTGAAGCTCGGAAAGGGCATCCGCAACCAGAATGGTCTGCATAAACTTTTTGGCCATCCCTACATTGAAAAAAGACCGGGCCTGTTTCTTTTTTCCCATTTCCAGAATGCCTTTTCGCTCGCTGAATGTGATATTCGAGAGGGAGCGAACGGGGATGGAAAGGGTGGGGTCTTTCTTCTTTTGGGCAGCGTTGATGACCACATCCGCCACTCCGATGAGTTTTTTCTCAACCACCGTAGCCTTTTTTTGTTTTTTTTGGCCCATGATGTCTTATTTCTTTCTGCGCGTTGCGCTTTTTTTGGTTTTTTCGGTCTGGGGCCCGGTTTTCCTCTTGGAGACCTGCTGGCTTCCTTTTGCCCCTTTACCTCCACCCTTTGAGGAAGTCTTGGCCTTACCCAAAGATCGTGTAGATCTTTTGGATCTTCCCTTCTTGGGACCCACCTCTTCAAAAAGCTCGGCCTGCACTGGTAAAACCTCACGGAGGGTTGGAACCTCTCCTTCAAGACCCTCCGGAGTCATGATAATTGAATGAGGAAGGCCCTCTGGTCCGCTCCCGGTTTTCCCAAGGGCTTCATCGGTTCTCTCTCCCCCTGTCCGTTTCATAGCAATCTTCTGAAGCTGTTCCTTGAGCTTTTCTTTGGCCAGTTTGCCCCCTTTCAGTCGGTTACAGGCCTCCACCACTTCATCAATATAGAGTTCAAAAATGTTTCGACGGCGGAACTCGCTTTTGGCCCTTTCCCGCCTTCGAAGAAAT includes:
- a CDS encoding DNA topoisomerase IV subunit A, which translates into the protein MGQKKQKKATVVEKKLIGVADVVINAAQKKKDPTLSIPVRSLSNITFSERKGILEMGKKKQARSFFNVGMAKKFMQTILVADALSELQRADLTTSLREIYYRTKHTIKHSHENTFDTQNESDPIIEDLEVSLEALREELHVRAENGGSVVGPLVLVDDGDRVDCTKLGKGGYSVPSIVEPEYLEIKKCTADFVLLVEKGTQWNRLSEDKFWRRYNCILLTGNGQPPRGVRRLARRLNEEKKLPVYVLVDNDPWGYYIYSVVKQGSINLAFESQRMAIPKAKFIGLSSADPERYGLPRNVGIKLNDKDIARARELLNYSWFQKIPWQKEIKRMLSIGLKYELDALANKDFQYLTKKYLPRKLKEKDWLD